A segment of the Pseudoalteromonas piscicida genome:
GTCCCAATACTTTTCACCATACATAGTATGAAATTCAAAGCCGTGGGCTTTTGCTTGTTCACGCCAGTGTGGGCGTTCATCAATAGAAATTCTTAACATAAGTGTAAAATCGATCCGTCTAATACCAATTGTATTAAGTAAATGAGCTATTTTGAAGCGGGGAAATAGCTTTAGTAGCAAGGCAAAAATTTTGCTATTTAGTTGTTCTAAATGAGAGATTTTTAACGAAGCTAATATGGTATTTCACTCTTCAAATTGATTGGAGAATTAATTCAATTGGTATAATACCAATTGCGTAGATACTTGGTAAACTACAGAGCACTCAATAAAAAGCCGAGTGGACCTCGGCTTATATTTTATCAAGCGAAGGTTGGCTTAGCTGCCCCAACTGCCACTACTACTACGAGAAGCTGTGCGGCCAAATCCACCGCGACTGCGTGATACTGAGCTGGCGCGAGGCTTGTAATTTATAGTTGAGCTTTTGACCGATGTTGTACCCGAAGACTTTGCAGACGCGACAAACCCGTTTTGCGCATTTCGGTAGCTAAAGAAGTCATCACGAGAGCGATACAGTGGCTTTGCGCCAGAGTAGTAAGTGCCACCTAAGTAAGCCGCTTTCTTCTTTTTGCGCTTTTTCATCATGTCTAGGCCTTCGTCTACTGCTTCTGCAAGTGCAGCAACCATAAAGCCTGCCATAATTGGACGCCAGATCCCACCACTCGAATTTTCACAGCGATCAAAGCCAAAGTCGCTTTCGCATAGCTGTTCAGAGGCATATTTGGGGGCTTCTTGGCGATGGCTATCGAGTGCTTGTTGGTATTGAAACTGGCATGCTTCTTCTTCAATACCGAATGATGTACATTCATCAACGTCTTTAAAAAGTAACGCTGATTCGTCGCTATCACCACACGCGGTCAACCCTCCTGTGGCGCCCATTAATAAAGTCAATTTGATTGTTCTACTCCTTTTCATCTTGACTCCTTAATAGGTCATGCAAGCGGCATTCAAAATTCCGGTCGCAAGCGAGGCACCACCTAAGAACAACCCAGCACTGATGTGATTGTTTTCGATTTTCTCAGATAGCTTTGGCATATAAAGCCTTACCATGAAGAAGGTAATTAACTGCATGACTCCCGCAATAACACCCCAAACGGCAAAATCAATAAGAGAGACTGCATTGACAGCGGCACTGGCGATAGGTAAGACAAAACCAATTAAGGTACCGCAAAACGCAGTTGCAGCAGCAGGGTTGTTTTCTTTAACTAGTTTCCACTCACAATAAGGGGTAACTTTGGAGTAAATAAACAAAAAGACTAGGGTAAGTAAGTAGGCAAGGCCGAAGTAGGAAATAAAAGGGACAAATCCTTGTAAAGAATCCAAAATCATAATTTTCTCTTTGTTATAGCATCGAATTTGAAATCCGATAGATATTAATCATCATCGTAGGTGAGCTGCTCTAGCTCGCGATGTAGTATATCATCATCTCCAAGGTTAAGTTCAATAAGGCGCTTTAAATGCGTCACACTATCAAGATCGATTTGGCGGCAATGTACGCCTAAATGACCCTCTTCAACATGACGAACTTCTACCTCCATCGTAATTTGGATATCACTGCCAGGTAAATAAAAGTTTAAACTTGCTGGGTCATTTTTGAGTGGCACATAACCATCGGGCAGGGTGAGTAACGCGCCATTGAGCGATAAATCCAAGATTTCGCAGCTAAAATCACCGCTTGAGGCCATAAATTGTGCCTCGTTTGAAAAAATAACTCTGGAAAAACGTCGACGTTCTTTCATTACTGATCCTAATAGTCCGTATGGGTAAAGAATAGCTTATATCATTGTGCTCGCTACTAAAAAATGACAATAAATTACGCCGCTTGGATGGAATTGCCACTGAAATTTGATTTGCTACTTGTTTCAACAGTGCGGCATGAATAAAGCTAAGCGGCTACTAAAAAATAAAAAAAGGCTCCTAACGGGGAGCCTCAGATTATCATCGTCGATAGACTAATGTTTTAATTATTAGCCAATCTTCTTGTATTTGATACGTTTAGGCTCTGCGGCCTCAGCACCAAAGGTCTTCTTCAGCCATTCTTCGTATTCAGTGTAGTTGCCGTCAAAGAAATTGATTTGGCCTTCATCACGGTAATCTAGGATGTGGGTCGCGATACGGTCTAGGAACCAACGGTCGTGCGAGATACACATAACGCAGCCCGGGAATTCCAAAATCGCATTTTCTAGCGCTCGTAACGTTTCAACGTCGAGATCATTGGTTGGCTCATCCAGCAACAGTACGTTACCGCCTGCTTTTAGTAGTTTTGCTAAGTGCAGACGATTGCGCTCACCACCAGAGAGCTCTTTTACAAACTTTTGTTGGTCATTGCCCTTAAAGTTAAAGCGGCCAACATAGGCGCGGCTTGGTACTTCAAAGTTACCAATTTTAAGAATGTCTTGGCCGTTGGAGATCTCTTGGAATACCGTGTTATTACCGTCCATGTCATCACGGAACTGTTCAACAGTGGCGATTTCAACTGTTTCACCAATAGTGATGTTACCACTATCTGGCTGCTCTTGACCGCTTAGCATTCTAAACAGCGTTGACTTACCCGCGCCGTTTGCACCGATGATCCCAACAATTGCACCTTTAGGTACGTTGAAGTTCAAATCGTCAATCAACAATCGGTCACCGAAGCTCTTACGTAAGTTGCTCACTTCAATTACTTGGTCGCCTAAGCGAGGACCTGGTGGAATGAATAGCTCGTTGGTTTCGTTACGCTTTTGATAGTCGTTTTGCTGAAGCTCGGTAAACTGCGCCATACGTGCTTTAGACTTAGCTTGGCGACCTTTCGGATTTGAGCGCACCCATTCAAGTTCTTTTTCAATCGACTTCTGGCGTGCTTTCTCTGATTTTTCTTCTTGCTTCAAACGTGCATCTTTTTGCTCAAGCCATGAAGAATAGTTACCTTCCCACGGAATACCATGGCCACGGTCAAGCTCTAAAATCCAGCCAGCTACGTTATCTAGGAAGTAGCGGTCGTGGGTGATCGCCACCACTGTGCCCTCGTAGTCATGAAGGAAGCGTTCCAACCACGCAACTGACTCGGCGTCTAAGTGGTTAGTTGGTTCGTCAAGAAGCAGCATATCTGGCTTTTCAAGTAACAGTCGGCAGATAGCAACACGGCGTCTTTCACCACCTGAGAGGTGCTCAATTTTTGCATCCCATTCTGGTAAACGAAGCGCATCGGCAGCACGCTCAAGCGCATTATCTAGGTTGTGACCGTCGTGTGCTTGGATGATAGCTTCTAATTCGCCTTGCTCTTTAGCTAGCGCATCAAAGTCAGCGTCTTCCATTGCGTACTCTGCGTACACTTCGTCTAATCGAGTAAGTGCGCGCTTAACTTCGCCAACTGCTTCTTCAATCGTTTCACGAACGGTTTTGCTTTCATCTAGTACAGGTTCCTGCGGTAGGTAACCAATCTTAGTACCAGGTTGCGGACGTGCCTCGCCCTCGAATTCATTATCCACACCCGCCATAATACGAAGTAAGGTCGATTTACCTGCACCATTAAGACCTAAAACACCAATTTTAGCGCCCGGGAAAAAGCATAAAGAAATGTCTTTCAGAATAGTGCGCTTAGGTGGCACAACTTTGCTCACCCGCGACATGGTATAAATATATTGAGCCATGAGTTTCCAATCTCTTTTTTAAGTTAGATGTATTTTAGAGAAAGCCTTCCAGTGCTGCAATGTTGATAGTTCAGAACGAGGAAAAAACAATGCCCAAGCTAAAGTTGGTTAACTATTGTAATTTTTTATTTACCTTTTAATAAGTTAAATAATTGAACTGTTTATTTATCCAGTCGTTAATTGTAAGCATATCATTCATAGGTCATTTTTGACCTGTTTCCAATCCGAGAAATCGCTATTATATCACTACGCTGAAGAAAGTTATCAGATGAACATGTTAACGGGCGTGGTGGGTTTTTACCGGAACTAAAAACTCGATGGCAAGGATGAACGGCTACGTTGTTTTCGCTTTTCAGCGATCCCCATTCAGCTAAGCAGAACAAATTTTCACTAGTCGTGTTTATTTTTTGAGGTAAGGAGAACAATGACACTTATAAACACAACCACATCCAGACTGGTGGGTCAAAGCAAACCAGCTCCAACAGGAGCTGAAATTCTTCGTGTTGCGCGAAAGCTCAGAGGTTACACGCAAGCTGAATCAGCCGCTCATTATGGTATTGAGGAGCGTACGTTAAGACGATGGGAAAATAGGGAATATAGCCCACGCTGGAATGATGTTATTGGCCTAGTTGAAGATGTGTACTTACTCGATATTTTAGAAGTGATAGGAAAAATCCATGACCAACAAGCAAGTGACAATTAAACAGGTACGTACTGCCCTTAAGCGCTGGGGTAAGTTTTGGTGTAGTAAAGAGCTAGGTAAGGGCTTTAGCCGTCAAGCAGCAACTGAAGCTATTGGCAGTTCATCAAGCCAATACGTGAGTGCAGAGCAGATGCATGTGCCAGATGAAATTGCTCAACTTACCGCATCAATTGAGTTACTTAGGCCAGAATGTAAGCGTGCAATCCGAGCTAAATACATGATGCATAACAAGGTGGTCGATGCAGCAAAAACATTGGGTTTTGACAGCAAGCGTTCAATGGAGTTTTGGTTATTGAAAGCTGAGCAAAGCTTGATGGTTAATATGTCGACACATTAGCAACAATAAAGGGGAATTGTATGTCCGTAATGAATACAGTAGAGCAACTCAAAAAACATGAGGGGTTTCGCCAATTTCCTTACCTTTGTACCGCGGGAAAGCTGACTATTGGTTATGGTCGAAATCTCGATGATAAGGGGATTGATGAAGAAGAAGCAGAATCACTACTTGCGAGCGATGTAGAAAATGCCAAAGCGGCGGTGGCGCGCAGGATTGCAACCCAACACTGCAACGATGCACGGATGGCGGTGCTGGTAAATATGGCATTTAACTTAGGGATCACAGGATTACTTAATTTTAGTCGAATATTACAAGCAGTCGAAAAAGGTGATTTTGATACCGCCGCGCTAGAAATGTTAGATAGCCGATGGGCAAGACAAGTGCCTAATCGCGCGCAAGAGCTTGCTCAACAGATGATCTCTGGGGAATGGCAATCATGAGTCTATTAGGTAGCCTATTTTCTGCAAAAACAGTGGCTCCGATAGAAGCAATTGGCAATATTCTTGATGAATTGTTTACCAGTGAAGAAGAAGTACTTAAGCAAGAGCATTTAAAGGCGAGACTGATAGCAAAGCATGCATTAGTACAAGCGCAGATCAATCAAGTTCAAGCAGCGCATCGCAGTGTGTTTGTTGCGGGGGCGAGGCCTTTTTTGATGTGGGTGTGTGGTCTAGGCTTTTTGTTTTCGTTCGTGATTAATCCAATTCTACAGTGGTTAATGCCTGAACATGGTACGCCTGAGTTGCCGCTGGATGTGATGTTAGAGCTTACGCTTGCCATGTTAGGGCTTGCAGGGCTTAGAACCGTTGAGAAAGTAAAAGGGGTCAGCAAGTGAATCATCCTGAACAATGGCAAATGAAAAAGGAGTTTAATTTGGCCCACATTCTCACCACCATTGCGCTGTTGGTGTCTGGTGTTATTTACCTTGGCGACTTAGATAAAAGGATCACCACTAACTCCCAAGAGCTTGACCACCTCAAGCAAATTCGCCAAGAAGACCAAAAGCGCATCGAAAAGCGCTTAGATTCTATAGATAAAAAATTAGATACGTTGCTCGGTGCCCGCAGAGTGGGTCCGTAGCGCCGCTATTATCGGCCGTATTGGCTTTCTTTATCCAACCCCATTTAAAAGGAGAGTAGCATGAATAATGCTATCGATTTGACGCGCCTATCTGCACCTGATGTGTTGGAGACAGTCAGCTATGAAGCTATTTATCAGGAATTAGAAGCGCAATTGCAACAGCAGTTTCCAGATTATCCATTTCTTCCCTCAGATCCAGCAATAAAGCTGATGGAGCTTTTTGCCTATCGCGAGGTATTACTGAGACAGCGTGTGAATGACGCCGCACAATCTGTGATGGTGGCATATGCTACGGGCAGTGACTTGGATCATTTGGGTGTTTTGTTCGGTGTGGCGCGAGAAGAAGCGGAATCGGATGAACGCTATCGTTTGCGGATCCCACTTTCTCTTGAAAGTCATTCAATGGGAGGCACGTCTGGTGCTTATCAGTACCACGCGTTTACCGCTTCTGCAAAAGTGAAAGATGTATTTGTTGAATCAACATTGCCGGGCATTGTTGAAGTCCATGTGTTACCAGTTGCTGATGTGGTGACTTTGGAAGATAAAGAAGCACTGAGAACAGAGGTGTTACGTTATCTCAATGACGAAGATGTTAGACCGCTTACAGACCTTGTACGCGTGCATTTGGTAGAGCCAACGGCCTTCACGATTGAAGCCGATATTTACTTTAATGCAGGTATTAATACGGAGCAGGTTAAAGTGTCCATCCATCGTGCAATTGAAAACTTTATTCAATCGCATTACTTGCTCGGGAAAGAAGTACCCAGCTCGGGACTTATTGATGCCTTGCATCAAGGGGGAGTCAGAAAAGTGAAGCTTCGCTCGATGCATGACGACCTCTCACCAAGTGCTAAAAATGCAGCTTATTGTCGCGATGTGCAATTACACTTTCCAACGGAGTAAGATGAGCTATGACAAGTTATCATAAATTGCTGCCGCCTGGCACATCAAAGCTGGTTCGCACCATTGCTGAGCAAGTTGAAGACTTACCGAGTAAGCTTGAGGTAACACCAACTATCCCAGAATATGTGGGCAAACAATGGCACCCAGAGACCTGCCCTGAAGCTTTATTACCCTGGCTTGCATGGTCTTTATCAGTAGATGAGTGGGATGAAAGCTGGCCGGTAGATACCAAACGGGCATTTATCGCCAATTCGGTCAAAGTGCATAAGCACAAAGGCACGGTTGGCTCAGTAAAGCGAGCATTGGCAGCGCTGGGGGTAAGTGTTGAGTTTTTTGAATGGTTTCAAGAAATTGATGATATAGCACTGGCGCCTTATCAATCAAAGCAGCCACATACCTTTATGTTTATCGCGTGGGCGAATGAAATTCCGTATACCAGTGACGCTGTGATCTTAAGCCCAGAGCTTTACCAAGCCGTTAAAGATGTTACTGATAGCACTAAACCAAAACGTGCCCATTTCGACTTTTTAGTCGGTGCTAAAATGAGCCTAAAACTGCAAACAGCCTCTATTGCCAGTGGCTTGCAAGTTGCGAGAAAGTCAGCGCAAACCGAGGCCGTAAAAGCACCTGCAGCCACCGTAGCAGCGGCATTTGCATTGGCAAGCAATAAACAAATCGCGGCGACAGGCCGGTATATGAAAAGCCAGCATGTGAATGCGTATTTACAAAGCTCTGCGCGAGTAGGGCTTCACTTAAATAACCGTCGTCATGTGGTTAGCCGAATTTATTTTACCAATGAGCAAAGATTGCCTGCCGCCAAGTTTGACTTTACGGCGGAACTTGCGAGCACTTTGCACTTTAATAATCGTCGTTTTCAAGTGGCTAGATTCTACTGCCACGTATAACCATCGCAGCAATTTAGCCTACAACCGCTATTGGAATAGCGAATAAACACTTCAATTGATGTCATCAGCGTTTACCCAGCGGTAGTACCTATTGGGATAAAACCCATTGCTGTCATTTCATATCAATGTGCTTAATAAATCAGCTTATAAATCGAGTTGTGTATTGATGCGGGTTGATATCACTCAACAAAAGGAGACAGGTGCTGTGAGCACGATTTTACGGCCGACCATCACCACCGCGGGTTTGGAAGCAGTATTTAACGCCCAAAAAAATGGCTTTCAAGCGAAGATCAGCAAGGTAGGGCTTGGTACTGGCAATTATACGCCAGATCAAGGCCGCCGCCAGCTACAACAAGAAGTCCACCGCATTATGGTGGCAAGTGGCGAAGATAAGGGGAATGCCCAAATCCATATGAGTGTGATTGATGATACCGATCACAACTTTTGGGTCAATGAAGTGGGCTTTTATATCGAAAGCGAAGCAAATGGCCAAACACAAGAGGTGCTATTTGCGGTGTATTCTTCACCAGATAGGCCTATTGCTTATAAGTCGGCGGAAGTCGATTTACTTCTTGCTTTTGATTTGGTGCTAACGGGCGTACCTGCTGACGCCGTTACCATCGTCGATAACGGCGTTAATCTAAATATTCTTATCGCCCCTGAACTTGCCAAGCTAGGCGCTGCGCAAATTAACAATATGACTCGTCATCTTAAACAGAAGTTTGAGTTGATGGACAAAGGAATTTTATAGGAGCAACTCATGGCATTAGAACAAGATATTGCTAATCTCATTCAGTCTACGGATGCCTTAACGGCGGTGGTGGATAACAAGGCGCAGCAGCTCGATAACCAAATGGCTGCCTTTGACACGCGCATTGCAAAAAAAGAGCAAGATGTCGACAAATTTATTCAAGAAGCGATGCCTGAAACACGCTATGTTCAGGATATTTTTATCGGTGGTTCAAAGGATTATTTTTATCCGGTGTGGTGGCGTTTTCCTGGTAATTACGGTGGGACAAGTAAACTGACTATCGCTCGAGATTATGCTTGGAACTCAGATACCAAGCCTTTAGATCCGAACCGACCTCACCAAGCAGGGCTTCTGTTAGAGCTGGAAGGTAATGCCTATGCTTGGGATGGTAATGCTAACTTTATGCAAATTAAGCGTTTTCATGAGCGTTATAACCCAAC
Coding sequences within it:
- a CDS encoding DUF1190 domain-containing protein, with protein sequence MKRSRTIKLTLLMGATGGLTACGDSDESALLFKDVDECTSFGIEEEACQFQYQQALDSHRQEAPKYASEQLCESDFGFDRCENSSGGIWRPIMAGFMVAALAEAVDEGLDMMKKRKKKKAAYLGGTYYSGAKPLYRSRDDFFSYRNAQNGFVASAKSSGTTSVKSSTINYKPRASSVSRSRGGFGRTASRSSSGSWGS
- a CDS encoding DUF350 domain-containing protein: MILDSLQGFVPFISYFGLAYLLTLVFLFIYSKVTPYCEWKLVKENNPAAATAFCGTLIGFVLPIASAAVNAVSLIDFAVWGVIAGVMQLITFFMVRLYMPKLSEKIENNHISAGLFLGGASLATGILNAACMTY
- a CDS encoding PilZ domain-containing protein; the encoded protein is MKERRRFSRVIFSNEAQFMASSGDFSCEILDLSLNGALLTLPDGYVPLKNDPASLNFYLPGSDIQITMEVEVRHVEEGHLGVHCRQIDLDSVTHLKRLIELNLGDDDILHRELEQLTYDDD
- the ettA gene encoding energy-dependent translational throttle protein EttA → MAQYIYTMSRVSKVVPPKRTILKDISLCFFPGAKIGVLGLNGAGKSTLLRIMAGVDNEFEGEARPQPGTKIGYLPQEPVLDESKTVRETIEEAVGEVKRALTRLDEVYAEYAMEDADFDALAKEQGELEAIIQAHDGHNLDNALERAADALRLPEWDAKIEHLSGGERRRVAICRLLLEKPDMLLLDEPTNHLDAESVAWLERFLHDYEGTVVAITHDRYFLDNVAGWILELDRGHGIPWEGNYSSWLEQKDARLKQEEKSEKARQKSIEKELEWVRSNPKGRQAKSKARMAQFTELQQNDYQKRNETNELFIPPGPRLGDQVIEVSNLRKSFGDRLLIDDLNFNVPKGAIVGIIGANGAGKSTLFRMLSGQEQPDSGNITIGETVEIATVEQFRDDMDGNNTVFQEISNGQDILKIGNFEVPSRAYVGRFNFKGNDQQKFVKELSGGERNRLHLAKLLKAGGNVLLLDEPTNDLDVETLRALENAILEFPGCVMCISHDRWFLDRIATHILDYRDEGQINFFDGNYTEYEEWLKKTFGAEAAEPKRIKYKKIG
- a CDS encoding helix-turn-helix domain-containing protein, with product MTLINTTTSRLVGQSKPAPTGAEILRVARKLRGYTQAESAAHYGIEERTLRRWENREYSPRWNDVIGLVEDVYLLDILEVIGKIHDQQASDN
- a CDS encoding glycoside hydrolase family protein, coding for MSVMNTVEQLKKHEGFRQFPYLCTAGKLTIGYGRNLDDKGIDEEEAESLLASDVENAKAAVARRIATQHCNDARMAVLVNMAFNLGITGLLNFSRILQAVEKGDFDTAALEMLDSRWARQVPNRAQELAQQMISGEWQS
- a CDS encoding 3TM-type holin, whose translation is MAIMSLLGSLFSAKTVAPIEAIGNILDELFTSEEEVLKQEHLKARLIAKHALVQAQINQVQAAHRSVFVAGARPFLMWVCGLGFLFSFVINPILQWLMPEHGTPELPLDVMLELTLAMLGLAGLRTVEKVKGVSK
- a CDS encoding baseplate assembly protein, which produces MNNAIDLTRLSAPDVLETVSYEAIYQELEAQLQQQFPDYPFLPSDPAIKLMELFAYREVLLRQRVNDAAQSVMVAYATGSDLDHLGVLFGVAREEAESDERYRLRIPLSLESHSMGGTSGAYQYHAFTASAKVKDVFVESTLPGIVEVHVLPVADVVTLEDKEALRTEVLRYLNDEDVRPLTDLVRVHLVEPTAFTIEADIYFNAGINTEQVKVSIHRAIENFIQSHYLLGKEVPSSGLIDALHQGGVRKVKLRSMHDDLSPSAKNAAYCRDVQLHFPTE
- a CDS encoding phage tail protein I — translated: MTSYHKLLPPGTSKLVRTIAEQVEDLPSKLEVTPTIPEYVGKQWHPETCPEALLPWLAWSLSVDEWDESWPVDTKRAFIANSVKVHKHKGTVGSVKRALAALGVSVEFFEWFQEIDDIALAPYQSKQPHTFMFIAWANEIPYTSDAVILSPELYQAVKDVTDSTKPKRAHFDFLVGAKMSLKLQTASIASGLQVARKSAQTEAVKAPAATVAAAFALASNKQIAATGRYMKSQHVNAYLQSSARVGLHLNNRRHVVSRIYFTNEQRLPAAKFDFTAELASTLHFNNRRFQVARFYCHV
- a CDS encoding phage tail-collar fiber domain-containing protein — encoded protein: MSTILRPTITTAGLEAVFNAQKNGFQAKISKVGLGTGNYTPDQGRRQLQQEVHRIMVASGEDKGNAQIHMSVIDDTDHNFWVNEVGFYIESEANGQTQEVLFAVYSSPDRPIAYKSAEVDLLLAFDLVLTGVPADAVTIVDNGVNLNILIAPELAKLGAAQINNMTRHLKQKFELMDKGIL